A DNA window from Paenibacillus andongensis contains the following coding sequences:
- a CDS encoding TetR/AcrR family transcriptional regulator — MSNNPSTSDKLLLATIDLMAEKGYDGTTTKEIAAAAGVNEVTLFRHFGTKEKLLAAAFNRYHYALEMTKLFNESLTGELHEDLLIISRKYHNLMNRNRKLFQIIQKGSSSLPPEVYQEAHRHPQELKKLITNYLLSMSEQGKVITSKPDIQAYAFMLMNHGAFNSNMSPVDLDEFIEESVRLFARALTP, encoded by the coding sequence ATGAGCAACAATCCAAGTACGAGTGATAAACTTCTATTAGCCACAATCGATCTCATGGCAGAAAAAGGGTACGATGGCACGACGACCAAGGAAATCGCTGCTGCTGCCGGAGTGAACGAAGTCACGTTATTTCGCCATTTCGGCACGAAAGAGAAGCTGCTAGCGGCTGCCTTCAATCGTTATCACTATGCCTTAGAGATGACAAAGCTTTTTAACGAATCTCTGACAGGCGAGCTGCATGAGGACCTTCTTATCATCAGCCGCAAGTACCATAATCTCATGAATCGAAATAGAAAACTGTTTCAGATCATTCAAAAAGGAAGCAGCAGTCTCCCACCAGAAGTTTATCAGGAGGCTCACCGTCATCCTCAGGAACTTAAGAAGCTAATAACGAATTATTTGCTTTCCATGTCGGAGCAAGGTAAAGTGATCACTTCAAAACCTGATATCCAGGCATATGCTTTCATGTTGATGAATCATGGTGCGTTCAATAGCAACATGTCCCCCGTAGATTTGGACGAATTTATTGAAGAAAGCGTGCGGTTATTCGCTAGGGCATTAACTCCCTAG
- a CDS encoding MFS transporter has product MNSETMLQKGPILMRLLMFTVMMSSMSALMFNVVLPQISKEFHLTLAQVSWLSSAYTLIYAFGTVTYGKLADRFQLKSLLTFGLTLFAAGSLMGLISQTFWFALLGRCLQSAGAAAIPAIALIIPVRYFAPEKRGSALSMTAVGIALGSALAPVISATIVSFANWRWLFLPSLLILLLLPLYRKYLEHEVKQAPRKFDWLGGGLLAASIALLLLGVTNRTWWYLLVGLATLILFIIRIRTAEEPFIQPRLFRNKKYTIAITLAFLISGIGVSLYFLTPILFSQVYHLGSNWIGFAMVPAAAASALLGRKGGKLADRKGNSYLFSVATGALIICFVLLSIFTGISPLWISFFLIFGNVGQSFLQIAMSNSISISLPKDQVGVGMGLFSMVSFIAQGIAAGIYGIVVAQGSSVHWNPLNVDPNSYVFSNFYLILAALHVGILLFYHLQFRTKNASVALEH; this is encoded by the coding sequence ATGAATTCTGAAACCATGCTGCAAAAAGGCCCTATCTTAATGCGATTATTGATGTTTACCGTAATGATGTCATCGATGAGCGCCCTTATGTTTAACGTTGTACTTCCTCAAATCAGCAAGGAGTTCCATCTTACTCTTGCTCAGGTGAGCTGGCTGTCATCCGCTTATACGCTTATCTATGCTTTTGGTACCGTGACCTATGGAAAACTGGCGGACCGATTTCAACTGAAGAGCCTGTTGACGTTCGGTCTGACGTTGTTTGCTGCGGGTTCTCTAATGGGGCTCATCTCCCAAACATTCTGGTTCGCACTTCTTGGAAGATGCCTGCAATCTGCTGGGGCTGCAGCTATTCCGGCCATTGCGCTGATTATCCCAGTAAGGTATTTTGCGCCTGAGAAGAGAGGCTCCGCATTAAGCATGACAGCTGTCGGGATTGCGCTCGGAAGTGCCCTTGCGCCTGTTATTTCCGCTACTATCGTCAGCTTTGCGAATTGGAGATGGCTGTTTCTGCCATCCCTATTGATTTTGTTACTGCTGCCGCTGTATCGAAAATATCTCGAGCATGAAGTGAAGCAAGCTCCGCGCAAATTCGATTGGCTTGGCGGAGGCTTGCTCGCCGCATCCATTGCGCTGCTTCTGCTCGGGGTCACGAATCGAACCTGGTGGTATTTGCTTGTCGGTTTAGCGACCTTAATCCTCTTCATCATTCGAATTCGTACCGCCGAAGAACCCTTTATCCAACCTCGGTTGTTTCGCAACAAGAAGTATACCATCGCAATAACGCTGGCGTTTCTCATCAGCGGCATTGGTGTTTCCTTGTATTTCTTAACTCCGATTCTGTTTTCGCAAGTTTATCATCTTGGTTCCAATTGGATCGGTTTCGCCATGGTCCCTGCTGCGGCAGCCTCCGCCCTTCTAGGAAGAAAAGGCGGAAAACTAGCGGATCGGAAAGGCAATTCCTATTTGTTCTCTGTTGCTACCGGTGCTTTAATTATTTGTTTTGTCTTGTTGTCCATCTTTACAGGAATCTCGCCGTTATGGATCTCATTCTTTTTGATATTCGGTAACGTAGGCCAATCTTTCTTGCAGATTGCCATGTCCAATTCCATTTCAATATCATTGCCCAAAGATCAGGTTGGAGTTGGTATGGGACTTTTCTCGATGGTCAGTTTTATTGCTCAAGGAATAGCTGCAGGCATTTACGGTATTGTTGTTGCACAAGGTTCATCCGTGCATTGGAATCCATTAAATGTCGATCCGAACAGTTACGTATTCAGTAATTTTTATCTCATTCTTGCCGCGTTGCATGTGGGGATCTTGCTCTTCTACCACTTGCAATTCCGTACCAAGAATGCAAGCGTTGCATTAGAACATTGA
- a CDS encoding luciferase domain-containing protein, which produces MNGNVRQIFIDQLLSWPEVTQQPHRFGGIEFQFIGKEIGHLHGDHLVDLLMPRSIRDQLIVSGRAQPHHIYPDSGWVSVYLTSNEDVTNAIELLRFKYDYLVAKRNE; this is translated from the coding sequence ATGAATGGTAATGTGAGGCAAATTTTTATCGACCAATTGCTTTCATGGCCTGAAGTAACTCAGCAGCCACACCGTTTCGGAGGGATTGAATTTCAGTTTATCGGAAAAGAAATTGGTCATCTACATGGAGATCATCTAGTCGACTTGCTCATGCCACGATCGATTCGCGATCAACTTATCGTTTCAGGGCGTGCGCAACCCCATCATATCTATCCTGATTCTGGTTGGGTATCTGTTTATTTAACGTCAAATGAGGATGTTACTAACGCCATTGAACTTCTACGATTCAAGTATGATTATCTAGTGGCAAAACGAAATGAATGA
- a CDS encoding cytochrome ubiquinol oxidase subunit I: MAYDPVLYSRMLTELTFAFHIIFATVGVGIPIMIAFAEWSGIKRNDPYYLLLARRWARGFVITVAVGVVTGTAIGLQLSLLWPSFMRVAGQAIALPLFMETFAFFFEAIFLGIYLYTWDRFRKPITHFLLSIPVMLGSSASAFFITTVNAFMNTPQGFKLDNGSITNIQPLIAMFNPATPTKVAHVLSSAYMTSAFVLATIAGAALLKKRDSLYHRKALKLTMVAALIFSMSTALIGDLSGKFLAKYQPEKLAAAEWHFETAKQVPLVLGGILTEDHQIKYGFKIPFALSILAHDNPNSVVQGLNETPLDERPPLIVHYYFDSMVTIGIFLTVLSMLSVWMVYKLKSIQYPSWVLRLIVLSGPLAILGIELGWIYAEVGRQPWILRGYMKTVHGATTSTHVDLMLLLFCILYVAIGLTLVKVLRKMFTNSDVQDELKSRGIEGGPTH; encoded by the coding sequence ATGGCCTATGATCCCGTGCTTTACAGCCGAATGCTTACAGAACTTACATTCGCCTTCCATATAATCTTCGCTACCGTAGGTGTTGGTATTCCCATCATGATCGCATTCGCCGAATGGTCTGGCATTAAGCGAAACGATCCTTACTACCTGCTTCTTGCGCGGCGCTGGGCCCGCGGCTTCGTTATAACCGTCGCTGTTGGTGTTGTCACAGGAACCGCAATAGGTCTCCAGCTAAGCCTGCTATGGCCGAGCTTTATGCGCGTTGCCGGCCAGGCGATTGCCTTGCCTTTGTTTATGGAGACCTTCGCCTTTTTCTTTGAAGCTATCTTCTTAGGCATCTATCTATACACTTGGGATCGATTTCGTAAGCCCATCACTCATTTCCTGCTCAGTATTCCGGTCATGCTCGGATCGTCAGCATCTGCTTTTTTTATCACAACCGTTAACGCGTTTATGAATACCCCGCAGGGCTTTAAGCTGGACAACGGCTCCATTACAAACATTCAGCCGCTTATAGCCATGTTCAATCCCGCTACCCCAACGAAGGTAGCACATGTGCTTTCTTCGGCTTATATGACAAGCGCCTTCGTCCTTGCGACGATAGCCGGCGCTGCTTTGCTTAAAAAGCGCGATTCGCTCTATCACCGTAAAGCACTCAAGCTAACGATGGTCGCTGCTCTTATTTTTTCAATGTCAACTGCACTCATTGGTGATCTTTCCGGGAAATTTTTGGCTAAATACCAACCCGAGAAACTGGCTGCCGCTGAATGGCATTTTGAGACGGCTAAACAGGTGCCGCTTGTTCTAGGGGGGATTTTAACAGAAGATCATCAGATTAAATACGGGTTTAAAATCCCTTTCGCCCTAAGTATTCTAGCTCACGATAACCCGAATTCGGTCGTTCAGGGCTTAAATGAAACACCTTTGGATGAGCGGCCCCCTCTTATTGTTCATTATTACTTTGATTCGATGGTCACGATAGGCATTTTCCTTACGGTACTTTCTATGCTATCTGTTTGGATGGTTTACAAATTAAAAAGTATCCAATATCCAAGTTGGGTGTTGAGGTTGATCGTCCTTTCAGGCCCTCTAGCCATTTTGGGGATTGAATTGGGTTGGATTTATGCTGAGGTAGGCAGACAGCCTTGGATCCTTCGAGGTTATATGAAGACCGTCCATGGAGCGACCACCTCCACACATGTGGATCTAATGCTCCTTTTGTTCTGCATCCTATATGTAGCGATTGGGTTAACTTTGGTCAAAGTGCTTAGGAAAATGTTCACGAACAGCGATGTACAAGATGAACTCAAGAGCAGAGGCATTGAGGGGGGACCTACACATTGA
- a CDS encoding cytochrome d ubiquinol oxidase subunit II: MKYELIGITVLWIFLYGYLIVASIDFGAGFFSYYSYATGKKHLVENIIKRYLSPVWEVTNVFLVFFFVGIVGFFPDSSYYFGTALLVPGSIAIVLLAIRGSYYAFSIYGQMQKQSHLYTFLYGATGLLIPASLSTVLTISEGGYMTEENGKVILHFSKLFTSSYSWSVVLLALVSVLYISAMFLSYYANKAQDYEALEIVRGYALGWSPPTIVCSIFVFFAIRWHNPEHFQAMLDLSWMFVASLLCFIAAVYLIFKRKSFGWAFILVMLQFAFAFFGYGASHLPYILYPFITIHQNFTNDAMAISLIVVFLAGLCLLIPSLVLLMRLFLFDAEYVRGNPSKKG; this comes from the coding sequence TTGAAGTATGAGTTAATTGGCATTACAGTCCTATGGATATTTCTGTACGGCTATTTGATCGTTGCTTCTATTGATTTCGGGGCAGGCTTCTTCAGTTATTACTCCTATGCTACCGGAAAAAAACATCTGGTTGAAAACATCATCAAACGTTACTTATCACCCGTGTGGGAGGTTACGAATGTTTTCCTCGTTTTCTTCTTTGTCGGTATCGTCGGCTTCTTTCCAGATAGCTCGTATTACTTTGGAACAGCCCTTCTGGTGCCCGGAAGCATCGCGATTGTTCTACTTGCGATTCGCGGCTCTTATTATGCTTTTAGTATTTATGGACAAATGCAAAAGCAAAGCCACTTGTATACCTTTTTGTATGGAGCAACCGGGCTCCTCATTCCCGCTTCCTTATCAACCGTTCTGACGATATCGGAGGGCGGCTATATGACAGAGGAGAATGGCAAGGTTATTTTACACTTTAGCAAGCTATTCACAAGCTCTTATTCATGGTCGGTCGTGCTCCTTGCACTTGTTAGCGTTCTTTACATTTCTGCGATGTTTCTTTCCTACTATGCCAACAAAGCGCAGGATTATGAAGCACTCGAAATCGTCCGGGGCTACGCACTAGGTTGGAGTCCACCAACAATCGTGTGCAGTATATTTGTTTTTTTCGCTATTCGCTGGCACAATCCGGAGCATTTTCAGGCTATGCTTGATCTGTCTTGGATGTTCGTTGCTTCCTTACTTTGCTTCATAGCTGCCGTCTATCTGATATTTAAACGAAAAAGCTTTGGCTGGGCATTTATTCTTGTCATGCTGCAATTCGCCTTTGCCTTCTTCGGATATGGAGCTTCCCACTTGCCGTATATCCTTTATCCGTTCATTACCATTCACCAAAATTTTACGAACGATGCGATGGCTATCTCCCTAATTGTCGTTTTCCTGGCAGGACTATGTCTGCTTATTCCATCACTTGTTCTACTGATGAGACTGTTCCTGTTCGATGCTGAATATGTGCGAGGGAATCCTTCCAAGAAAGGGTGA
- the cydS gene encoding cytochrome bd oxidase small subunit CydS, whose amino-acid sequence MDFFLLMIAPLLLVAFSIGILFMMFSRGQDKFPE is encoded by the coding sequence ATGGATTTTTTTCTGCTTATGATTGCGCCTTTGCTGCTTGTGGCTTTTTCAATCGGAATTTTGTTCATGATGTTCTCACGAGGGCAGGATAAGTTTCCTGAATAA
- a CDS encoding aspartyl-phosphate phosphatase Spo0E family protein has product MELLLLEKIEALRIEMIEEAYIRGSLTHEKVVDLSQKLDEYIVNFQELK; this is encoded by the coding sequence ATGGAACTACTATTATTAGAGAAAATCGAAGCATTACGCATTGAAATGATTGAAGAGGCGTATATACGCGGAAGTTTAACGCATGAGAAAGTAGTAGATCTTAGTCAAAAATTAGATGAATATATTGTTAACTTTCAAGAGTTAAAATGA
- a CDS encoding SRPBCC domain-containing protein, with the protein MSNQMSTKVEGQELILERVFNAPRELVFKAFSEAEHLKHWWGPRGWTLTVCNVDFRPGGIWHYCMKCIDQNQGDFYGYESWGKAVYGEIVEAEKIAYVDYFSDAEGNETQGMPSSQITMTFVEHEGKTKLISHAKYESAEALKTVMEMGMEQGITETWDRLSEHLQSIQ; encoded by the coding sequence ATGTCAAATCAAATGAGTACGAAGGTAGAAGGTCAGGAACTAATTTTGGAGCGTGTTTTTAACGCGCCGCGCGAGCTTGTATTCAAAGCATTCTCGGAGGCTGAGCATCTTAAGCACTGGTGGGGACCTCGCGGTTGGACGCTTACGGTTTGCAACGTCGATTTTCGTCCGGGTGGTATCTGGCATTACTGCATGAAGTGTATCGATCAGAATCAAGGGGATTTTTACGGATACGAATCTTGGGGTAAAGCAGTCTATGGGGAAATTGTTGAGGCGGAGAAAATTGCTTACGTCGATTACTTCTCGGATGCTGAAGGGAATGAAACGCAGGGGATGCCATCGTCTCAGATAACGATGACATTTGTAGAGCATGAAGGGAAGACCAAGCTTATCAGCCACGCAAAATACGAATCCGCCGAAGCGCTCAAAACCGTCATGGAAATGGGGATGGAGCAAGGTATTACTGAAACTTGGGATCGTCTCTCCGAGCATCTGCAATCCATTCAATAA
- a CDS encoding ArsR/SmtB family transcription factor, whose protein sequence is MDNTTFSALAEPNRLRIVELLLEGPLTVGDIAEGLGLRQPQASKHLRVLLEAGLVEVQAVANRRNYKLRLEPFQELDTWLETYRNVWDERFEALENYLQKLRNKENKQN, encoded by the coding sequence ATGGATAATACAACATTTAGCGCACTGGCCGAACCCAACCGTTTACGCATTGTTGAGCTTCTGTTAGAAGGTCCCTTGACTGTAGGAGATATCGCCGAAGGTCTTGGGCTTCGCCAGCCTCAAGCCTCGAAGCATCTTCGTGTCCTGCTGGAGGCTGGACTAGTGGAAGTGCAGGCTGTGGCCAATCGCCGGAACTACAAACTGCGATTGGAACCATTTCAAGAACTGGACACTTGGCTTGAAACCTACCGCAATGTCTGGGATGAACGATTTGAGGCTTTGGAGAATTACCTTCAGAAGCTGCGAAACAAAGAAAACAAACAAAACTAA
- the cysI gene encoding assimilatory sulfite reductase (NADPH) hemoprotein subunit: MSENNLLSKNSAPHSEVEHIKMRTNYLRGSLEETLIDAITGSIPEDDNRLMKFHGSYMQDDRDLRNERQKQKLEPAYQFMLRVRAAGGIVTPEQWLMMDQVAQKYANGTIRLTTRQSFQLHGVLKWNLKKTIREVNDSLLSTLAACGDVNRNVMCNPNPYQSEVHAEVYEWASRVSSHLDPQTKAYHEIWLDGEKVVDSQDGVEQEPIYGKVYLPRKFKIGIAVPPSNDVDVFSQDLGFIAIVEDGRLKGFNVSVGGGMGMTHGDPLTYPQVAQVIGFITPDQMIDLAEKTVTIQRDYGDRSVRKHARFKYTIDDRGIDWFVGELTARLGWKLEAARPYHFDHNGDRYGWVKGSNGKWHFNLFIQNGRVMDEDNYQLMTGLREIAKVHNGDFRLTANQNLVIGNVSTQKKKKIEELIKEYGLTDGLQYSALRRSSMACVSLPTCGMAMAEAERYLPDLMDKIEPMLEEAGLSDKEIVIRMTGCPNGCARPMLAEIAFIGKAPGKYNMYLGGGHSGNRLNKLYKENIGEVEILESLRPIVNQYAKERQENEHFGDFVIRAGYVKEVRSGQDFHS, encoded by the coding sequence ATGTCAGAAAATAATTTACTTTCAAAGAACAGTGCACCGCACAGCGAAGTTGAGCACATTAAAATGAGAACCAATTACTTGCGCGGGAGTCTCGAAGAGACGCTGATAGATGCCATTACGGGTTCCATCCCTGAGGATGATAACCGTTTGATGAAGTTTCACGGAAGTTATATGCAGGATGACAGGGATCTTCGCAATGAGCGGCAAAAGCAGAAGTTGGAGCCGGCTTATCAGTTCATGCTGCGTGTTCGTGCCGCTGGCGGAATCGTTACACCTGAGCAATGGTTGATGATGGATCAGGTTGCACAGAAGTATGCAAACGGAACGATCCGTCTGACGACACGTCAATCTTTCCAGCTTCACGGTGTGTTGAAGTGGAATTTGAAGAAGACGATCCGTGAAGTGAATGATTCGTTGTTAAGTACGCTAGCTGCGTGCGGTGACGTTAACCGTAACGTCATGTGTAATCCGAATCCTTATCAGTCGGAAGTTCATGCTGAAGTATACGAATGGGCCAGCCGCGTTAGCAGCCACCTGGATCCACAGACCAAAGCCTATCACGAGATCTGGCTGGACGGCGAAAAAGTAGTGGACAGCCAAGATGGCGTAGAGCAAGAGCCGATCTATGGAAAGGTGTATTTGCCGCGTAAGTTCAAAATCGGTATAGCAGTGCCTCCTTCCAATGATGTGGATGTCTTCTCGCAAGATCTGGGTTTCATTGCTATTGTTGAAGATGGACGGCTGAAGGGCTTCAATGTATCTGTAGGTGGCGGCATGGGGATGACGCATGGCGATCCGTTGACTTACCCGCAAGTAGCCCAAGTGATTGGATTCATCACGCCGGATCAAATGATTGATTTGGCAGAGAAGACGGTTACGATTCAACGGGATTACGGCGATCGCTCTGTGCGTAAGCATGCTCGGTTTAAATATACGATTGATGACCGCGGCATTGATTGGTTCGTTGGTGAACTAACCGCTCGTTTAGGTTGGAAGCTGGAAGCGGCGCGTCCATACCATTTTGATCATAATGGAGATCGCTATGGCTGGGTGAAGGGCAGCAACGGGAAATGGCATTTCAACCTGTTTATCCAAAACGGCCGTGTCATGGATGAGGATAACTACCAACTGATGACCGGACTTCGTGAAATTGCCAAAGTGCATAATGGGGACTTCAGACTTACGGCGAACCAGAATCTGGTGATCGGTAATGTGAGCACTCAGAAAAAGAAAAAGATCGAAGAACTGATCAAAGAATATGGTCTTACGGATGGGCTTCAGTACTCCGCATTGCGCAGAAGCTCTATGGCCTGTGTGTCTCTGCCGACTTGCGGTATGGCGATGGCTGAAGCAGAGCGGTACCTTCCGGACTTAATGGATAAAATCGAGCCGATGTTGGAAGAAGCTGGTTTGAGTGACAAAGAGATCGTCATTCGCATGACCGGTTGTCCGAACGGTTGCGCCCGTCCAATGCTGGCGGAAATTGCGTTCATTGGTAAGGCACCAGGCAAATACAACATGTATTTAGGCGGTGGGCATTCCGGAAATCGACTGAACAAGCTGTATAAGGAAAACATCGGCGAAGTGGAGATTCTGGAGTCGCTGCGACCGATAGTCAATCAATATGCGAAGGAACGGCAAGAAAACGAGCATTTTGGCGATTTTGTCATCCGCGCAGGCTATGTCAAAGAAGTTCGTTCCGGACAAGATTTTCATTCATAA
- a CDS encoding assimilatory sulfite reductase (NADPH) flavoprotein subunit, whose protein sequence is MVLQVTNSPFNQEQVELLNRLLPTLTETQRIWLNGYLAAIQGSAVVTTSGAAPAAPLATLAVNAPVISKEVTVLFGSQTGKAQGLAKKMSKKLEEQGFQVTLSSMADFKPNNLKKVQNLLVLVSTHGEGDPPDNAISFHEFLHSKRAPKLEELRFSVLSLGDTSYELFCQTGKDFDKRLEELGGKRLAPRVDCDVDFDEPAAEWMSSVLGSLSEASAGSTVVSAALAAVESGTESEYSRTNPFQAEVLENLNLNGRGSDRETRHVEISLEGSNLQYEPGDCLGIYPENHPRLVDELIEAMGWNAEEQVTINKNGEKRSLREALLRNFEITVLTKPLLEQTAKLTLSKGLQELLAAGREQDLKAYISGRDLLDLVQDYSLKGVPAGEFVAILRKMPARLYSIASSSKAFPDEVHVTVRAVRYEARGRERYGVCSVQLAERVKAGETLPVYIQNNPNFKLPENPETPIIMIGPGTGVAPFRAFLGEREETGAEGKSWLFYGDQHFSTDFLYQVEWQKWLKDGVLTRMDVAFSRDTDQKVYVQHRMLEKSAELYKWLQEGASVYVCGDEKKMAHDVHATLATIIEQEGGFSSEEAAEYLTRMQQQKRYQRDVY, encoded by the coding sequence TTGGTACTTCAAGTAACAAACAGTCCTTTTAATCAGGAACAAGTAGAATTGCTCAATCGATTACTTCCTACACTAACGGAAACACAACGAATCTGGCTGAACGGGTATCTTGCGGCTATACAGGGGTCAGCAGTTGTGACGACTTCAGGTGCAGCCCCAGCGGCTCCCTTAGCAACTTTGGCGGTGAATGCGCCTGTAATCTCTAAAGAGGTGACCGTACTCTTCGGATCACAGACGGGTAAAGCTCAAGGTTTAGCGAAGAAAATGTCCAAAAAGCTAGAAGAGCAAGGTTTTCAGGTAACGCTCTCCTCGATGGCAGACTTCAAACCTAATAACTTAAAAAAGGTTCAAAACTTGCTTGTTCTAGTGAGTACCCACGGAGAAGGAGATCCACCGGATAACGCCATTTCCTTCCATGAGTTCCTTCATAGCAAGAGAGCTCCTAAATTGGAAGAACTGCGGTTTTCCGTGCTTTCACTTGGAGATACTTCTTACGAGCTATTCTGCCAAACAGGGAAAGATTTCGACAAGCGCTTGGAAGAGCTTGGCGGCAAACGCCTTGCGCCGCGCGTTGACTGCGACGTGGATTTCGATGAGCCTGCTGCAGAGTGGATGAGTTCCGTTCTAGGCTCTTTAAGTGAAGCTTCAGCGGGCTCGACTGTAGTAAGTGCTGCCCTAGCGGCAGTTGAGAGCGGCACTGAATCCGAATATTCGAGAACAAATCCGTTCCAGGCTGAGGTTCTTGAGAACTTGAATCTGAATGGACGTGGATCGGACCGCGAAACCCGCCACGTTGAGATCTCCCTCGAGGGATCCAATCTTCAATATGAACCTGGTGACTGCTTAGGCATTTATCCGGAGAACCACCCTCGCCTTGTGGACGAATTGATCGAAGCCATGGGTTGGAATGCCGAGGAGCAAGTTACAATTAATAAGAACGGCGAAAAGCGTTCATTGCGCGAGGCACTGCTCCGTAATTTTGAAATTACGGTACTGACGAAGCCGTTACTGGAGCAAACAGCAAAGCTTACTTTAAGCAAGGGGCTGCAAGAATTGTTGGCTGCTGGGCGTGAGCAAGATCTTAAAGCATATATCAGTGGGCGGGATTTATTAGATTTGGTGCAGGATTACTCCCTTAAAGGCGTACCTGCAGGCGAATTCGTAGCGATCCTTCGTAAAATGCCTGCTCGACTTTACTCGATTGCAAGCAGTTCCAAAGCTTTCCCGGATGAGGTTCATGTTACCGTTCGCGCGGTTCGTTATGAAGCCCGAGGAAGAGAACGTTACGGCGTGTGCTCCGTGCAATTGGCTGAGCGAGTTAAAGCTGGCGAAACGCTGCCCGTATACATTCAAAACAACCCGAATTTCAAGCTTCCCGAGAACCCGGAAACACCGATCATTATGATCGGACCTGGTACGGGCGTCGCTCCGTTCAGAGCCTTTCTCGGAGAAAGAGAAGAGACTGGGGCCGAAGGCAAATCATGGCTCTTTTACGGTGATCAGCATTTCTCCACAGATTTCCTTTATCAGGTTGAATGGCAGAAATGGCTTAAGGATGGCGTGTTGACGCGCATGGATGTTGCGTTCTCCCGAGATACCGACCAGAAAGTATATGTACAGCATAGGATGCTTGAGAAGAGCGCTGAGCTCTATAAATGGCTTCAAGAAGGTGCAAGCGTGTACGTATGTGGTGACGAAAAGAAAATGGCACACGATGTGCATGCGACCCTGGCAACAATTATTGAGCAAGAGGGCGGATTTAGCTCGGAGGAAGCAGCGGAGTATTTGACCCGTATGCAACAGCAAAAACGTTATCAGAGGGATGTATACTAA
- a CDS encoding pyruvate, water dikinase regulatory protein, with translation MEEKVHTIFVCSDSVGETANTVVQATIRQFNASQVHVRRFGTMRTEEEIRSMMEEASRLGSFVVYTLVLPELREMMRQEAIRLNVTSIDILGPVMQAFIDTFNDSPKRKAGLLHQMDEEYYKRVEAIEFAVKSDDGKDTSALKQAHIVLLGVSRTSKTPLSIYLAHKGYKVANYPLVPEVKPPQGLFTLNKSKMIGLTMSAEQLVKIRTERLKTVGLPFGAKYSALERVAEELEYAFGLYKQLGCTVIDVTEKAIEETAGIILDAM, from the coding sequence GTGGAGGAGAAAGTCCATACGATATTCGTTTGTTCGGACTCGGTGGGGGAAACCGCAAACACGGTTGTTCAAGCGACAATTCGCCAGTTTAACGCCAGTCAAGTTCATGTAAGGCGTTTTGGAACGATGCGTACGGAGGAAGAAATCCGAAGTATGATGGAGGAAGCTTCCCGACTAGGCAGTTTTGTTGTTTACACACTCGTTCTTCCGGAATTAAGAGAGATGATGCGTCAAGAAGCGATTCGCTTAAACGTGACCAGCATAGACATCCTAGGTCCTGTTATGCAAGCATTCATTGATACTTTTAATGATTCTCCCAAAAGGAAAGCAGGGTTACTGCACCAAATGGACGAAGAATATTATAAGCGGGTAGAAGCGATCGAGTTTGCTGTTAAAAGCGATGACGGAAAAGACACGAGCGCATTAAAACAAGCTCATATTGTTCTGCTAGGTGTTTCAAGGACGTCGAAAACACCGCTTAGTATTTATTTGGCACATAAAGGGTACAAAGTTGCTAACTATCCATTAGTGCCGGAAGTAAAGCCGCCGCAAGGGTTGTTTACGCTTAACAAAAGCAAAATGATCGGATTGACGATGAGCGCTGAGCAGCTGGTGAAGATCCGTACGGAACGGCTGAAAACAGTAGGGCTGCCATTTGGCGCTAAATATTCAGCATTAGAAAGAGTGGCGGAAGAGCTGGAGTATGCATTCGGATTGTATAAGCAGCTTGGATGTACCGTGATCGATGTCACTGAGAAAGCAATAGAGGAAACGGCGGGTATCATACTGGACGCCATGTAA